The Niastella koreensis GR20-10 genome includes a window with the following:
- a CDS encoding glycoside hydrolase domain-containing protein: protein MKFLAFVLIIFSFQYAAAQADQVNVFLGSSGDRGQMSPAASYPFSFMSIGPQTYPDLHMGYEHRAKTFLGFTHNRFEGVGCKGSGGNILIKPLVGDGTLTKATETAGPGYYEAGFTNGIHTRIAVNQNNGVEEYSFPAQGKPGFYIDLSHTLSNRFVAEEHTTTDTTIAGWVESTTTCNVGVYRVYYVIHFNTKVTYADSGEHKLLVNFKSKKVRVNVAFSSIDVPHAAKDLSTAGFEQQKAQSAKAWNNMLGVVQVKGDPAREKLFYSLLYRTIQSPYVISAKDGSYRAIDGSLQHNDRNVYNGWSIWDNYRTQLPLLSVLYPQQYRDMAFSIANLYPYGKKNYATLHEPSNTVRTEHAMVILLDAYRKGNPVDINKIADSLIAEGNRLDFGSPDKALEASYDCWALSQLLAIAGRKEESDRFFKKAAEYKTAWEKDFKDLDRKDVDRVGARNLYQGTIWQYRWFVPFDVKGLMTLTGGEKNYLQQLDHFFDNDLYNHANEPDIQAPLLYNVTGKPWKSQALVHKYAVDTVVQYYFNDNSRGIDPFVDRVYRNQPDGYIRTMDDDAGAMSAWFVFAGCGFFPACVGWPVYYLHVPLFKEVTLHQPGGKHFTIKTEQFSPTARYVQKAMLNGKPLNRNWLTHEELVKGGELVITASEKPNEKWGTEQLWVPSLE from the coding sequence ATGAAATTCCTTGCTTTTGTATTAATTATTTTTTCTTTTCAGTATGCAGCCGCACAGGCAGACCAGGTGAATGTTTTTCTCGGTTCTTCCGGCGACCGTGGTCAAATGTCGCCAGCTGCTTCTTACCCGTTCAGCTTTATGAGCATTGGCCCACAAACCTATCCCGACCTGCATATGGGGTATGAGCACCGGGCAAAAACATTCCTGGGGTTCACCCATAACCGGTTTGAAGGAGTGGGGTGTAAAGGAAGTGGTGGTAATATCCTCATCAAACCATTGGTTGGGGACGGTACGTTGACAAAAGCGACAGAAACGGCAGGACCTGGTTATTATGAAGCAGGTTTTACCAATGGCATTCATACCCGGATTGCCGTGAACCAGAATAATGGAGTAGAGGAATATAGTTTTCCTGCGCAGGGCAAGCCAGGGTTTTACATCGATCTCAGCCATACTTTGTCGAACCGGTTTGTAGCGGAAGAACATACCACTACTGATACTACTATTGCCGGCTGGGTTGAATCTACCACCACCTGTAATGTAGGCGTGTACCGGGTATATTACGTCATTCATTTCAATACGAAGGTTACCTATGCAGATTCTGGCGAACATAAATTGCTGGTAAATTTTAAAAGTAAAAAAGTACGGGTGAATGTTGCCTTTTCTTCGATAGATGTACCCCATGCAGCCAAGGATCTTTCCACTGCCGGGTTTGAACAACAAAAGGCTCAAAGTGCAAAAGCCTGGAACAATATGCTGGGTGTGGTGCAGGTAAAGGGTGATCCTGCCCGGGAAAAATTGTTCTATTCCCTGTTGTACCGTACCATTCAATCCCCGTATGTGATCTCTGCTAAAGACGGAAGTTATCGCGCCATCGATGGCAGCCTGCAACACAACGATCGCAACGTATATAATGGCTGGTCAATCTGGGACAATTACCGTACGCAATTGCCTTTGTTATCTGTGTTGTATCCGCAACAATACCGGGATATGGCTTTCTCTATTGCCAATTTATACCCGTATGGTAAAAAGAATTATGCAACCCTGCATGAACCATCCAATACCGTACGGACCGAACATGCCATGGTGATATTGCTGGATGCTTATCGCAAAGGAAATCCTGTTGACATTAATAAAATTGCGGACTCACTTATTGCGGAAGGCAACCGGCTTGATTTTGGTTCGCCCGATAAAGCGCTGGAAGCAAGTTACGACTGCTGGGCGCTTTCACAATTGCTGGCCATAGCCGGCAGAAAAGAAGAAAGCGACCGTTTTTTTAAAAAAGCTGCTGAATATAAAACGGCCTGGGAGAAAGATTTTAAAGACCTGGACCGCAAGGATGTTGACAGGGTAGGAGCGCGCAATTTGTACCAGGGCACCATTTGGCAATACCGCTGGTTTGTGCCTTTTGATGTAAAGGGACTTATGACGCTCACCGGTGGCGAAAAGAATTACCTGCAACAACTCGATCACTTCTTTGATAACGACCTGTACAATCATGCCAACGAACCGGATATTCAGGCGCCGTTGCTATATAACGTTACCGGTAAGCCGTGGAAATCGCAGGCGCTGGTGCATAAATACGCAGTAGACACAGTGGTGCAATATTACTTTAATGACAACAGCCGCGGTATCGATCCTTTTGTAGACCGCGTGTATCGCAATCAGCCCGATGGCTATATCCGCACCATGGACGATGATGCCGGCGCTATGTCTGCCTGGTTTGTATTTGCCGGTTGTGGATTTTTTCCTGCCTGTGTAGGCTGGCCGGTGTATTACCTGCATGTGCCTTTATTCAAAGAGGTAACCCTGCATCAACCTGGTGGTAAACACTTCACTATAAAAACAGAACAGTTTTCACCTACGGCCCGCTATGTGCAGAAAGCCATGCTGAATGGGAAGCCGCTTAACCGCAACTGGCTTACGCATGAGGAACTGGTGAAAGGCGGGGAACTGGTGATCACGGCCTCGGAAAAGCCCAATGAAAAATGGGGAACGGAACAGCTTTGGGTGCCTTCGTTGGAGTAA
- a CDS encoding LytR/AlgR family response regulator transcription factor, with product MRILIIEPELAIINELENILLEIIPDVAVSYCSDIAAARNWFGENTLPQLVFSAITFPDGWGFDLLSSLNNIPPVVYMNVNDRFAMEAFRQNGIYYLLKPLDKTEVVKAVSRYRYLLSKEPSADEIPKETGNKFQDRFLVTVGKQVKLVKGEEVAYFFSEQKIVYLITFAGNKYRTGFTLERLEQLLDPANFFRINRQFIIHLSAIVKMIPASKSRLQVVLQPNTTYNTTTSSGRTDPFYNWLLGGFSMT from the coding sequence ATGCGCATTTTGATCATTGAACCAGAACTGGCAATTATAAATGAACTGGAGAACATTTTACTGGAGATAATTCCTGATGTAGCGGTCAGCTATTGCAGTGATATAGCGGCAGCCAGAAACTGGTTTGGGGAAAACACCCTACCCCAGCTGGTATTTTCTGCAATCACCTTTCCCGATGGGTGGGGCTTTGATTTATTGTCATCGCTCAACAATATCCCGCCAGTGGTGTATATGAATGTCAACGACCGGTTTGCAATGGAGGCGTTCCGCCAAAACGGGATATATTACTTATTAAAACCATTGGATAAAACAGAAGTGGTAAAAGCGGTTTCCCGGTACCGGTATTTACTGTCCAAAGAACCTTCCGCTGATGAAATCCCCAAAGAAACCGGCAACAAATTCCAGGACAGGTTCCTGGTCACAGTTGGGAAACAGGTAAAACTGGTGAAGGGAGAAGAAGTAGCTTATTTCTTTTCAGAACAGAAAATAGTGTACCTCATTACTTTTGCCGGCAACAAATACCGCACGGGTTTTACGCTCGAACGGCTGGAACAATTACTGGACCCGGCCAACTTTTTCCGCATCAACCGCCAGTTTATCATTCATCTTTCGGCTATCGTAAAAATGATCCCCGCCAGCAAATCTCGGCTGCAGGTGGTTTTGCAACCCAACACTACCTATAATACCACTACCAGCTCCGGCCGTACAGATCCTTTTTACAACTGGCTGCTGGGTGGTTTTAGTATGACCTGA
- a CDS encoding YceI family protein translates to MKHFIMLAVCLLVTALAFSQKKYFTKSGQVTFNAGTPVEDIDATNNSAVSVFDAATGQMEFAVLIKGFEFKKALMQEHFNENYMESDKYPKALFKGKIVNLDKVNFQQNGVYPVTVKGQLDMHGVKKDVETTGTMKVNGDAVASNAGFTVLLADYNIAIPSLVKDKVSKSVTIKVNCNYNPLSK, encoded by the coding sequence ATGAAACATTTTATTATGCTGGCAGTATGCCTGCTTGTTACCGCTTTGGCCTTTTCTCAAAAAAAATATTTCACCAAATCAGGACAGGTCACTTTTAATGCCGGCACGCCGGTAGAAGACATCGATGCTACCAATAACTCAGCCGTAAGTGTTTTTGATGCCGCTACCGGTCAAATGGAATTCGCTGTGCTTATTAAAGGATTTGAATTTAAAAAAGCGTTGATGCAGGAGCACTTTAACGAAAACTATATGGAAAGCGATAAATATCCCAAGGCGCTGTTCAAAGGAAAGATCGTGAACCTCGACAAAGTAAATTTTCAGCAAAATGGGGTTTATCCCGTAACAGTGAAGGGACAGCTGGATATGCACGGGGTAAAGAAAGACGTAGAAACAACCGGTACCATGAAGGTAAACGGAGATGCGGTTGCTTCCAATGCCGGCTTCACCGTATTACTGGCCGATTATAATATCGCCATTCCTTCGCTGGTAAAAGACAAAGTATCAAAATCAGTGACCATAAAAGTGAACTGTAACTATAACCCGCTTAGTAAATGA
- a CDS encoding DUF5777 family beta-barrel protein has protein sequence MRKLLVCLLFVAIAGGVQAQELLSMIDTNEVKKKEFVRNAFKSSRVINGHSMEFIGKGVLDVRILHRFGELNSGAGNLFGLDEANMRLGFDYGISNRLTVGVGRSTAGKELDGFLKYRPVWQSTGPGSFPFSIVLVTGITVSTTPWADTTHKFTFNHRMAFYNEVIIGRKFSEQFSLQVSPIFIHRNLVQLATEENNVYAIGIGGRFKLSKRIAFVADYHYIAKGLDKKIYKDPLSVGFDIETGGHVFQLHFSNATGMNEKAFITNTTSDWGKGEVRFGFNLSRVFTISKK, from the coding sequence ATGAGAAAATTATTAGTGTGCCTGTTGTTTGTAGCTATTGCCGGCGGCGTACAGGCGCAGGAGCTGTTGTCGATGATCGACACCAACGAAGTGAAAAAGAAAGAATTCGTTCGCAATGCGTTTAAATCGAGCCGGGTTATAAACGGCCATTCCATGGAGTTTATCGGCAAGGGCGTGCTGGATGTGCGCATCCTGCACCGTTTTGGCGAATTGAATTCAGGCGCGGGCAATCTGTTTGGGCTCGATGAAGCCAATATGCGGTTGGGGTTTGACTATGGCATTTCCAACCGGTTAACCGTGGGGGTTGGCCGCAGTACTGCCGGTAAAGAGCTGGATGGGTTCCTGAAGTACAGACCCGTTTGGCAGTCAACCGGGCCCGGTTCATTCCCGTTTTCCATTGTGTTGGTTACCGGCATAACAGTAAGCACCACACCCTGGGCCGATACCACCCATAAATTCACCTTCAACCACCGCATGGCATTTTATAATGAAGTGATCATTGGAAGAAAATTCAGCGAGCAGTTCAGCCTGCAGGTGTCGCCCATATTTATTCACCGGAACCTGGTACAACTGGCAACAGAGGAAAACAACGTATATGCCATTGGCATAGGCGGCCGGTTTAAGTTATCTAAAAGGATTGCCTTTGTGGCCGATTACCATTATATAGCCAAAGGGCTTGACAAAAAGATCTACAAGGACCCTTTATCCGTTGGGTTTGATATTGAAACCGGCGGGCACGTGTTCCAGCTTCATTTCTCCAATGCCACAGGCATGAATGAGAAAGCATTCATCACCAACACCACCAGCGACTGGGGAAAAGGCGAAGTGCGGTTTGGATTTAATTTGTCGCGTGTGTTTACAATCAGTAAAAAATAA
- a CDS encoding NAD(P)H-dependent oxidoreductase, giving the protein MTNTDNNILIINGSLRGAAGNSGAVAKQAAEMLKGLQHQATLLTLTDPLPTIREVYELLTGCDGLLVITGVYWNNWSSPLQRFIEVTTAFENTPAYFGKPVACAVTMDSVGGIEVAARLQAVFGGLGCWSPPCSTVVLSRTGQEAIEASTGNEDDPNNDVWRIADLQIVLQNLTMAAAMPRHNWVAWPHTELKISDGPWPGEGPLDLGTPKFLKK; this is encoded by the coding sequence ATGACGAATACTGATAATAATATCCTAATCATCAATGGTTCCCTCCGGGGCGCTGCAGGTAATTCAGGCGCTGTGGCAAAACAGGCGGCGGAAATGCTGAAAGGGTTGCAACATCAGGCAACCTTGCTTACGCTAACCGATCCCTTGCCAACCATCAGGGAAGTATATGAGTTGCTGACTGGTTGTGATGGCTTGCTGGTAATAACCGGCGTATACTGGAATAACTGGAGCTCGCCTTTGCAACGGTTTATTGAAGTAACTACTGCTTTTGAAAATACCCCGGCTTACTTTGGTAAACCCGTTGCCTGTGCCGTTACTATGGATTCTGTAGGTGGCATTGAAGTGGCCGCGAGATTACAGGCGGTATTTGGCGGATTGGGGTGCTGGAGCCCGCCCTGTTCTACGGTTGTTTTATCGCGTACCGGGCAGGAAGCGATCGAGGCCTCCACTGGTAATGAAGATGACCCTAATAATGATGTGTGGCGAATAGCCGACCTGCAAATAGTTTTGCAAAATCTTACTATGGCTGCTGCCATGCCCCGGCATAACTGGGTAGCCTGGCCGCATACGGAACTGAAAATTTCTGATGGCCCCTGGCCTGGTGAAGGTCCGCTGGACCTGGGAACGCCGAAGTTTCTAAAAAAATAG
- a CDS encoding WG repeat-containing protein — protein sequence MKTQLLLLSFLAMSVYTLGQSWVKKYDRIDGSNDGLALVKKDGKFGFVNEQGKLIVPLIYDEATAFSEEKGAVAVGDKWGFVDKNGKEIVKPQFHDVYSFHEGMAVVGNDDDYGFIDSTGKIAIPLHYIYAGSFSDGIAPVCNKKGLWGYIDKNGKEVIPFRYHYATPFTDSVGRVVLNGIRYYIDKAGNIVKQ from the coding sequence ATGAAAACACAACTCTTACTCTTAAGCTTTCTGGCCATGAGTGTATACACCCTTGGCCAGTCCTGGGTAAAAAAATATGACCGTATCGATGGCAGCAATGACGGCCTTGCCCTGGTAAAAAAAGATGGCAAATTCGGCTTTGTAAATGAACAGGGAAAACTGATAGTACCCCTGATCTACGATGAGGCGACGGCATTCTCCGAAGAAAAAGGCGCTGTAGCAGTAGGCGATAAATGGGGCTTTGTTGACAAAAACGGCAAAGAGATAGTAAAACCACAATTTCATGATGTATACTCTTTTCACGAAGGAATGGCAGTGGTAGGCAATGACGATGACTATGGCTTTATTGACTCTACCGGTAAAATAGCCATCCCCCTGCATTATATTTATGCAGGCAGCTTTAGTGATGGCATTGCCCCGGTTTGCAATAAAAAAGGATTGTGGGGCTATATTGATAAAAATGGTAAAGAAGTAATTCCGTTCCGCTACCACTATGCTACTCCGTTTACCGATAGTGTTGGCAGGGTAGTACTGAATGGCATCCGGTATTATATTGATAAAGCCGGCAACATTGTGAAACAATAG
- a CDS encoding S9 family peptidase: protein MRNIIILLLVALLAACKQSSSTMNTYKWPADVTPPRAAKEPKEFIAHGDKRIDDYYWLNQRENAKVIDYLNAENTYLDTMMSGTKDLREKLYNEMKGRIKEKDESVPYKDNGYWYYSRFEEGKQYPYYCRKKESLDAPEEIMLDQNQLAEGFKYYAIGGTAVSDNNELLAFTVDSVSRRIYGLKVKNLVTGIIYPETIPNIEDDVCWAADNKTIFYVKKDLTTLLGYQIWRHELGTDPAKDVMVYEEKDNRFYIGVYRTKSKKYVGIYSNMNQVSTEYRLLDAAHPAGEFKIFEPRRENLQYSIEHFNDKFYVLTDWDAPNFRLMETPETKTTKEHWKEVIPHRKDVYISNMVVFKNHLVLGEVKDALNQLRVINQTDHKDYYITFPEAVYAAFSFVNPDYNTNILRLSYTSMTTPRSIYDFNMDTQQRELKKQTEVLGGFKQEDYAAERQWATARDGAKVPISIVYKKGMKKEGQNPLLLYAYGSYGYSMPPAFNSNIISLLDRGFVYAIAHVRGGQEMGRTWYDQGHLFNKKNTFYDFIDCGEFLIKENYTSPAHLYANGGSAGGLLMGGIVNLRPDLWHGVVADVPFVDVITTMSDPSIPLTTGEYKEWGNPADSAEYFYMKSYSPYDNVEKKAYPNMLITTGLHDSQVQYFEPAKWVAKMRELHTGNNKILFKCNMDVGHGGASGRFDYLKDKAWQYAFFLALENKLE from the coding sequence ATGAGAAATATCATTATATTGCTCCTGGTTGCTTTATTGGCAGCCTGTAAACAATCATCATCTACTATGAATACATATAAATGGCCGGCGGATGTTACACCTCCCAGGGCAGCAAAGGAGCCGAAAGAATTTATAGCACATGGCGATAAACGCATCGACGACTATTACTGGCTGAACCAGCGCGAAAATGCCAAAGTGATCGACTACCTGAATGCGGAGAATACTTATCTCGACACCATGATGAGCGGCACAAAAGACCTGCGGGAAAAGCTGTACAATGAAATGAAGGGCCGCATAAAAGAAAAAGACGAATCGGTACCGTATAAAGACAATGGCTATTGGTACTACTCCCGTTTTGAAGAAGGCAAACAATATCCCTACTACTGCCGCAAAAAAGAAAGCCTGGATGCGCCTGAAGAGATCATGCTCGACCAGAATCAACTCGCAGAAGGTTTTAAATACTACGCCATCGGTGGCACTGCCGTGAGTGATAATAACGAACTGCTGGCTTTTACCGTAGATTCTGTAAGCAGAAGGATCTATGGGCTGAAAGTCAAAAACCTGGTAACCGGCATTATCTACCCCGAAACAATTCCCAATATTGAAGACGATGTTTGCTGGGCGGCCGATAATAAAACCATCTTCTACGTGAAGAAAGACCTCACTACCCTGCTCGGCTACCAGATCTGGAGGCATGAGCTGGGCACCGACCCGGCCAAAGACGTAATGGTATACGAGGAAAAAGACAATCGCTTTTATATTGGCGTGTACCGAACCAAATCTAAAAAGTACGTAGGCATTTATTCCAACATGAACCAGGTATCTACCGAGTACCGGCTGCTGGATGCCGCCCACCCTGCCGGCGAATTCAAGATCTTTGAACCCCGCCGGGAAAACCTGCAATACAGTATTGAACACTTTAACGATAAGTTTTATGTACTTACCGACTGGGATGCCCCCAACTTCCGCCTGATGGAAACCCCGGAGACAAAAACGACAAAAGAACACTGGAAGGAAGTGATCCCGCACCGGAAAGATGTATACATCTCCAATATGGTGGTGTTTAAAAATCACCTGGTGCTGGGTGAAGTGAAAGATGCGTTGAACCAGTTGCGCGTTATCAATCAAACCGATCACAAAGACTATTACATCACCTTTCCTGAAGCTGTATACGCGGCCTTTTCATTTGTTAACCCCGACTACAACACCAACATCCTGCGACTCTCCTATACGTCAATGACCACGCCGCGTTCTATCTATGATTTTAACATGGATACGCAACAACGTGAGTTAAAAAAACAAACAGAAGTGCTGGGCGGTTTTAAACAGGAAGACTATGCAGCCGAACGCCAATGGGCCACTGCCCGGGATGGCGCCAAAGTGCCAATCTCGATAGTATATAAAAAGGGCATGAAGAAAGAAGGCCAGAACCCATTATTACTATATGCCTATGGCTCTTATGGCTACAGCATGCCACCTGCATTTAACAGCAACATCATCAGTTTGCTCGACCGTGGTTTTGTGTATGCCATTGCGCATGTACGGGGCGGACAGGAAATGGGCCGCACCTGGTACGACCAGGGCCACCTGTTTAACAAAAAGAATACTTTTTACGATTTTATCGACTGCGGTGAATTCCTCATCAAGGAAAACTATACTTCACCGGCACATCTGTACGCCAATGGCGGCAGCGCCGGCGGTTTGCTCATGGGAGGCATTGTCAACCTCCGCCCCGACCTCTGGCATGGTGTAGTGGCCGATGTGCCCTTTGTAGATGTGATAACTACTATGTCCGACCCAAGCATTCCACTCACTACCGGCGAGTACAAGGAATGGGGCAACCCGGCAGACAGTGCCGAATATTTTTACATGAAATCTTATTCGCCGTATGATAATGTTGAAAAGAAGGCATACCCCAATATGTTAATAACAACCGGTCTGCACGATTCGCAGGTGCAGTATTTTGAACCCGCCAAATGGGTGGCTAAAATGCGGGAACTGCACACCGGCAACAACAAGATCCTTTTCAAATGTAATATGGATGTAGGCCATGGCGGCGCGTCGGGCCGTTTCGATTACCTGAAGGACAAAGCATGGCAATATGCTTTCTTCCTGGCGCTGGAGAATAAGCTGGAATGA
- a CDS encoding proline iminopeptidase-family hydrolase has product MRIFVFFLLFTIVLYSCQAPAEKQPLAATSYFNTGDTGVQMGGIKMIPVQTPVGTFKVWTKRFGNNPTIKVLLLHGGPAATHEYMECFESFFPEQGFEFYEYDQLGSYYSDQPTDSSLWTTERFVEEVEQVRKALNLDKSNFYLLGHSWGGILALEYALKYQDNLKGLIISNMMSSAPDYGKYADSVLAKQMDPKVLDTIHKLEASKKTNDPKYMELLGTNYYNKHICRLAEWPEPLNRSFKHLNETIYTMMQGPSEFGISGRLAKWDRKADLPKIKVPTLTIGGQFDTMDPEHMKWMSTQVQKGTYLYCPNGSHMSMADDQQTYMTGLIKFIKDVDAGK; this is encoded by the coding sequence ATGAGAATTTTTGTTTTCTTTTTACTGTTTACAATTGTACTTTATTCTTGTCAGGCGCCTGCTGAAAAGCAACCGCTTGCTGCTACCAGTTATTTCAATACGGGCGATACCGGCGTGCAAATGGGCGGCATAAAAATGATCCCCGTGCAAACACCTGTGGGTACTTTCAAAGTGTGGACAAAACGTTTTGGAAACAATCCTACCATTAAGGTATTGCTGTTACATGGCGGACCAGCAGCAACGCATGAATACATGGAATGCTTTGAAAGCTTTTTTCCGGAGCAGGGCTTTGAATTTTATGAATACGATCAACTGGGTTCTTACTATTCCGATCAGCCAACTGACAGCAGCTTATGGACAACGGAGCGCTTTGTAGAAGAGGTTGAGCAGGTACGGAAAGCATTGAACCTCGATAAAAGCAATTTCTATCTGTTAGGCCATTCCTGGGGTGGCATTCTGGCCCTTGAGTATGCATTGAAATACCAGGATAACCTGAAAGGACTTATCATCAGTAACATGATGTCGAGCGCTCCTGACTATGGTAAATATGCCGACAGCGTACTGGCCAAACAAATGGACCCCAAAGTGCTGGATACTATTCATAAGCTGGAAGCGAGTAAGAAAACCAACGATCCCAAGTACATGGAATTGCTTGGGACAAATTATTATAACAAACACATCTGCCGCCTGGCTGAGTGGCCAGAGCCCTTGAACCGTTCTTTCAAACACCTTAACGAGACCATTTACACCATGATGCAGGGCCCTTCAGAATTTGGCATCAGCGGCCGTCTCGCCAAATGGGACCGCAAGGCCGATCTGCCAAAGATCAAGGTGCCTACCTTAACAATCGGTGGTCAGTTTGATACCATGGACCCGGAGCATATGAAGTGGATGAGTACCCAGGTACAAAAAGGTACTTACCTGTATTGTCCCAATGGAAGCCACATGAGCATGGCCGACGATCAGCAAACCTATATGACGGGGTTGATCAAATTTATCAAAGATGTTGATGCCGGAAAGTAA